One Thermococcus eurythermalis DNA segment encodes these proteins:
- a CDS encoding MBL fold metallo-hydrolase, whose amino-acid sequence MRVVPLASESLGVRSLATFVEAAGVKIIIDPGVALGPKRYGLPPAKIELEALQKMRKKVQAYARKADVVAISHYHYDHHTPFFEGLYESSSEEYAREIYTGKLIFTKHPKENINFSQRKRAWAFLKNAEPIAKKIEFADGRSFDLGGLKLEFSPAVPHGSEGSRLGFVVMVLIDDGSKRLIHASDIQLLNRKAVEWIIEKVPDILITGGPPTYLGKRAEGSWETGVKNLNEIIRETGAKIILDHHIVRDKNYPRFFDELEKRPKTFAGFVNVGDRPLEAYRRELHKIEKGEEVELPFRLS is encoded by the coding sequence ATGAGGGTCGTCCCGCTCGCCTCTGAGAGCCTCGGCGTTAGGAGTCTCGCGACCTTCGTTGAAGCCGCAGGGGTAAAAATCATCATAGACCCAGGCGTTGCCCTTGGGCCGAAGCGCTACGGCCTCCCGCCAGCGAAAATCGAGCTTGAGGCCCTGCAGAAGATGAGAAAGAAAGTCCAGGCCTACGCGAGGAAGGCGGACGTTGTTGCAATCTCGCACTACCACTACGACCACCACACGCCGTTCTTTGAAGGCCTCTACGAGAGCTCCAGCGAGGAGTACGCGAGAGAAATCTATACCGGGAAGCTGATTTTCACCAAGCACCCCAAGGAAAACATAAACTTCAGCCAGAGGAAGAGGGCCTGGGCCTTCCTGAAGAACGCTGAGCCGATAGCGAAAAAGATCGAGTTCGCCGACGGGAGGAGCTTCGACCTCGGTGGGCTTAAGCTGGAGTTCTCGCCAGCCGTTCCTCACGGGAGCGAGGGCTCAAGGCTCGGCTTCGTGGTGATGGTTCTTATAGACGACGGCTCGAAGAGGTTAATCCACGCCAGCGACATCCAGCTCCTCAACAGGAAGGCCGTCGAGTGGATAATTGAGAAAGTTCCAGACATCTTAATAACCGGCGGGCCGCCTACATACCTTGGAAAGCGCGCCGAGGGGAGCTGGGAGACCGGCGTTAAGAACCTTAACGAGATAATCCGCGAGACGGGGGCAAAGATAATCCTCGACCACCACATCGTGAGGGACAAAAACTATCCGAGGTTCTTCGACGAGCTTGAGAAGAGGCCGAAGACGTTTGCTGGCTTTGTGAATGTCGGGGACAGGCCGCTTGAGGCATACCGCAGGGAGCTCCACAAAATCGAGAAGGGCGAAGAGGTAGAGCTTCCCTTCAGGTTAAGTTGA
- a CDS encoding nicotinate phosphoribosyltransferase — protein sequence MRDFYIAHEEDIKAGKTTDVYFIRTKKILDAKGIHRKVFADVTTTSLPNGWKWGVLAGIEEVAKLLEGLPVNVYAMREGTIFHPYEPVLQIEGYYEEFGIYETALLGMLSQASGIATAALRTKIAADFKPVYSFGIRHMHPAIAPMIDRSAFIGGCDGVSGVLGAEMIGEKPVGTMPHALILTVGDQVKAWKYFDEVVEPEVPRTALVDTLCDEKFEALMAAEALGERLAAVRLDTPSSRRGSFRRIIEEVRWELDLRGYEHVKIFVSGGLDEEKIREIVDVADAFGVGGSIASAKPVDFSLDIVEVEGKPITKRGKLSGRKQVYRCENGHYHRVPADKKLEKCPICGAKVEPLLKPLIENGEIVAELPKAREIREYVLEQAKKFGLSLE from the coding sequence ATGAGAGACTTCTACATCGCCCATGAGGAGGATATCAAAGCCGGAAAGACCACTGACGTTTACTTCATCAGGACGAAGAAAATCCTCGATGCGAAGGGCATCCACAGGAAGGTCTTCGCCGATGTGACCACCACATCTCTACCAAACGGCTGGAAGTGGGGGGTTTTAGCAGGAATCGAAGAGGTAGCGAAGCTCCTTGAGGGCCTGCCCGTGAACGTCTACGCGATGAGGGAAGGCACGATATTCCACCCCTACGAGCCGGTGCTCCAGATAGAGGGCTACTACGAGGAGTTCGGAATCTACGAGACTGCCCTGCTCGGAATGCTCAGCCAGGCGAGCGGAATAGCCACCGCCGCACTCAGGACGAAGATAGCGGCGGACTTCAAGCCTGTCTACTCCTTTGGCATAAGGCACATGCACCCGGCAATAGCACCTATGATTGACCGCTCGGCCTTCATAGGCGGCTGCGACGGCGTCTCAGGTGTCCTGGGTGCTGAGATGATAGGGGAGAAGCCCGTCGGGACGATGCCCCACGCGCTGATTCTCACCGTCGGCGACCAAGTGAAGGCATGGAAGTACTTCGACGAAGTGGTTGAGCCCGAAGTCCCGAGGACGGCTTTGGTTGACACGCTCTGCGATGAAAAGTTCGAGGCACTCATGGCGGCTGAAGCACTTGGAGAGAGGCTTGCGGCGGTGAGGCTCGACACTCCCAGCTCAAGGAGGGGCAGCTTCAGGAGGATAATCGAGGAAGTCCGCTGGGAGCTCGACCTGAGGGGCTACGAGCACGTTAAGATATTCGTGAGCGGCGGCCTCGACGAGGAGAAAATAAGGGAGATAGTGGACGTTGCAGACGCCTTCGGCGTCGGTGGCTCCATAGCTTCGGCGAAGCCCGTTGACTTCTCGCTTGACATAGTTGAGGTCGAAGGGAAGCCCATAACCAAGCGCGGCAAGCTCAGCGGAAGGAAGCAGGTCTACCGCTGTGAGAACGGCCACTACCACCGCGTCCCGGCGGATAAAAAGCTTGAGAAGTGCCCGATCTGCGGTGCCAAGGTCGAGCCGCTCCTTAAGCCGCTCATCGAGAACGGCGAAATAGTGGCAGAGTTACCAAAGGCACGTGAAATAAGGGAGTACGTGCTTGAGCAGGCGAAGAAGTTCGGGCTGAGCCTGGAGTGA
- a CDS encoding SDR family NAD(P)-dependent oxidoreductase, giving the protein MKPISELISLKGRRALITGAASGIGRAASLRFAEAGADLELVDVDEFGLKGVKELAEEFGVEVNVHRVDLSRKVEIDLLWEALRGREPDILINNAGVYWFKEFTEVDEDFYEKVMAINLHSVFWMCQHFVRARKDRGGVIINVSSIEAFLPFARGLVHYDTAKLGVVALTRAIAREYGKKIRTNVVVPGGIETEGVKKLKKEAIMKFNVEKMGISFHFNARLPMGRFGEPDEVARVMLFLASDLASYVNGAVIPVDGGFLST; this is encoded by the coding sequence ATGAAACCCATTTCCGAACTCATCTCCCTAAAGGGAAGGAGGGCCCTGATAACGGGCGCAGCATCGGGAATTGGCCGTGCAGCGTCCCTGAGGTTCGCCGAGGCCGGGGCAGACCTTGAGCTTGTGGACGTAGACGAGTTCGGGCTGAAGGGGGTCAAGGAGCTCGCAGAGGAGTTCGGCGTCGAGGTTAACGTCCACCGCGTTGACCTCTCGCGTAAGGTCGAGATTGACCTCCTCTGGGAAGCCCTGAGGGGAAGGGAGCCGGACATCCTCATAAACAACGCCGGCGTCTACTGGTTCAAGGAGTTCACTGAGGTTGACGAAGACTTTTATGAGAAAGTCATGGCGATAAACCTCCACTCCGTCTTTTGGATGTGTCAGCACTTCGTCCGGGCGAGGAAGGACAGGGGCGGCGTGATAATCAACGTGAGCTCCATAGAGGCCTTCCTGCCCTTTGCGAGGGGTTTGGTTCACTACGATACGGCCAAGCTCGGTGTGGTCGCCTTAACGAGGGCGATAGCGAGGGAGTACGGGAAGAAGATCAGGACAAACGTGGTGGTTCCGGGCGGTATAGAGACGGAAGGAGTGAAGAAACTCAAGAAGGAAGCGATAATGAAGTTTAACGTGGAAAAGATGGGAATATCCTTCCACTTCAACGCCCGCCTCCCCATGGGACGCTTTGGGGAACCCGATGAGGTGGCGAGGGTGATGCTCTTTCTCGCGAGCGACCTGGCGAGCTACGTCAACGGCGCGGTAATTCCCGTGGACGGCGGCTTTCTGTCAACTTAA